The sequence ATCAATTTGAACTGTACTACCTGTAACCGATTCTATAGTTTTGAAAATTCCATATAATTTTTGAACAACTTCCACTTGTGTTAAAGCTGTTTCATCATATTTACGATTGTTTTCTGCAATTTCAGATAAATAACGGGTTCTGTGTGGTGGAATTACGAAAATCTTCTCACTCATTTCACGCGATATCTCAAATGTCGATTTTAAATCTGATTCCGTTTTCTCTACAATTTTATCCATTATAGATTTGTACAACGTGTTCATTCCTGGATCATTAAACTGAGAAGCAATGGTTCCAAAAACAGGCATTTCGTCTGGGTTTACATCCCAAAGATTATGATTACGTTGGTATTGTTTCTTAACATCGCGTATTGCATCTAGAGCACCACGTTTGTCAAATTTATTTAAAGCTACTAAATCTGCAAAATCAAGCATATCGATTTTCTCTAATTGTGTAGCTGCTCCAAATTCTGGCGTCATTACATATAAAGAAACATCAGAATGATCCATAATTTCTGTATCTGACTGACCAATTCCAGAAGTTTCTAAAACAATTAAATCATATTTAGCTGCTTTCAATACTTGAATCGCTTCTGCAACATATTTAGACAATGCTAAATTAGATTGACGTGTTGCTAACGAACGCATGTATACTCTAGAATTATTAATAGCATTCATACGAATTCTATCTCCTAGAAGTGCTCCTCCTGTTTTACGCTTTGATGGGTCTACTGAAATTAATCCGATTGTTTTATTTGGAAAATCGATTAAAAAACGACGAACTACCTCATCTACCAATGACGATTTTCCAGAACCACCTGTTCCTGTAATACCAAGAACTGGAATTTTAGAAGATTCATTTGCTTTGTGAATTTTATCTAAAGTTTTCTTTGCAATCTCCGGAAAATTTTCTGCTGCAGAAATTACACGAGCAATTTCTCTTGGGTTTTTATTTTCTAAATGATCTGCTTCATTTGTTAATTTATCTCCAATTGGATAATCGGAACGTTGCACCAAATCATTAATCATTCCTTGAAGACCTAATTCTCTTCCATCATCTGGAGAATATATTTTTTCAATACCATATGCATGAAGTTCTTCAATCTCTACTGGAAGGATTACTCCACCACCTCCAGCAAATATTTTAATATGACCCGCTCCTTTTTCATTAAGCAAATCAAACATATATTTTAAGTATTCTGTATGTCCACCTTGGTAAGAAGTCATTGCAATAGCATTAGCATCTTCCTGAATAGCTGTATTCACAACCTCTTCCACACTTCTATCATGCCCTAAATGAATTACTTCACATCCGGTTGATTGAATGATTCTTCTCATTATGTTAATAGCTGCATCATGTCCATCAAACAGCGAAGCCGCAGTAACTATTCTTACTTTATTCTCAGGAATATAAGGTTGTTGTTGTTCCATGTGTAATTTTATCTAAAATTTTGTAGCGCAATTTACGAATTTATCATTTTATAAATAACAATGATGATTATAAAAATCAACAATTTCTTGTAAAAATAGTAACAATAGTTTTACTTAAGATTGTAAACATTAAAAATCATCCGTTTTTTGTCTCATTTTTTTTAATTTCCTTTTCAAGTAAAATGCTGTTTTTCATTTATAAGCTATTTTTATCTTAAAAATAAGCTTTTAATCGATAAAAAAACACCTTATATCGATTTTATCTAATTAGATTTTACTAATTTTTAGAATAAAAAACGAGTCAACATACCTTTACAAAAGAAATAAAGAAGATGTTTACTTTTTATGATATAGAGTAAGAGAAAATATTGATATTCTTAATTTCATGTACTATTTGTTTTTGTTAGTTTTTGTAATGTATTAAATACACTACAGGTGATCAATTAAAAAAATACTGAAACAGTAATTATTAATTCTGTGTATAAAGAATACTTTTAATGAAGTTCAAGAGGTCGACTTGACTCCATTGTTAATAAAAGTAAATACATTATAAGCAGAATCGTTGCATTTTATATGCAACAAAAGATATTTTTTTATAGTCAAACCAATTTTTAATGTTTTAGTTTATTATTTTTGAGAAAAGGAGCGGTTGTAATGCACTGCTCCTTTTTATTCATCATAAAACTATTACTTGAATTCGCTTTATTTAAATTATAATTATAAAAAAAACATGTACAAAGGGAATAACATAAAATAGTTTTTGGTACAAAAATTGTTAACTTTGATTTAAAATTTTATTACAATGAAAAAAATAGCACTTACACTTTTAACTTTTACATTATTTAGTTGCGCAGAATTACAACAAGTTGTTGATCAATTACCACAAGGAACAGTTCCTGGTCTTAGTCAAACAGATATAGCTAGTGGTTTAAAAGAAGCTTTGGATAAAGGAATTGAGAAACAAGTATCTAAATTAACAGCTACTGATGGTTTTTTTAAAAATGAAGCGGTTAAAATATTACTTCCAGATGAATTACAAACTGTTGATAAAAAATTGAGACAAGTTGGATTATCTAAATTAGCTGATGAAGGTTTGAAAGTTTTAAACAGAGCTGCTGAAGATGCTGTAAAAGAAGCTACACCAATATTTGTTGATGCCGTTAAACAAATGTCTTTTAATGATGCTAAAAACATTTTAATGGGAGACAATTCTGCTGCTACTACCTATTTACAAAACTCTACTTCTACTGCTTTATATGGTAAATTTAATCCTGTTATTAAAAACTCATTTGCAAAAGTTGGTGCCGATAAAGTATGGAGTAATATTATATCTAAATATAACAACATTCCTTTTGTAGAAAAAGTGAATCCAGATTTAACAGATTATACTACTAACAAGGCTATGGACGGTGTTTTTAAAATGATAGCTGTTGAAGAACAAAGCATTAGAACCGATTTTAGCTCTAGAACTTCTGACTTATTGAAAAAAGTATTTGCTATGCAAGACAAAAAGTAAAAACTAAAATTTTAATATTCAATAACATATATATAACAAATCATTAACATACTCATAGCAAAAATAGTTAGATATTTGCAATATAAATAAACGAATTAGTATTTCATATTTATATTTGGTTGGTTAAGGTTAGTTAAAAAAAATACCACATCTTTTTGGATGTGGTTTTTTTTGTTTTAGGGAACAACTAGGTTCTTTTATTTAATTTCTTTGTAGATATGAAATTACTGTTGTATTAAATATCTTTGGTTGTTCTACATTAACAACGTGTCCACAGTTTTCAATTATAAAAAGTTCAGCTGTTTTAACATGTTTTCCAACAACTTGTCGAACTGCTGGAAGAAACATATAGTCTTCTTCTCCCATTACATATAAGGTTGGTATATCTAATTCTACTTGTCGAAACCATTTTAATACTGGATTAATTTCTGCCGTTAGCTTAAACCATTTTATAAATTCTTTTTGATAGAGTTTTTTAGCTTCATTTATGAAAAGTAATCTTGACTTTTTATGATTTTTTTTAGGCATAATTACAAATGCGAAAAACTTATAGAGTACTAAATAAGGTAAAACGTATTTAAATGTGTTTCCTAATTTCATTAGAATTTGAGATCGGAAATTCATTTTTAAAATAGCTCCTCCTAAAATCATACTTTTTACTTTCTCAGGATTCATTTCTGCTAACTGACGAATAACAATTGAACCTAGAGAAATGCCTACAAAATGTGAAGTTTCAATTTTTAGATGATTGATAACCTCAACGATATCATTAGCAATTGCTTTAAAGGTGTATTTTTGTTTAAAAGTATTTTTAATTTTCTTTGCAGAATCGCCATGTCCTCTTAAATCTAGTAGTAAAACATTAAAATGCTTCTGAAAGTCTCGAATTTGTTTGAACCATATAGAGGAACTTCCTCCTGCTCCATGAACAAAAGTCACCCATTCTTTTTTCTGATGATTAAGTGAATCAATATCTTCTGATGAACACTTATAAATTGTATAGTTAATCAATTACTTTATTTTAAGGAATACAAATGTAGTTGTTTGCAACCAAAACAATTGATAAACAATTCCTAATTATATTGCATCATGCACTTTTTTGAAATATTCAAATGCTTTAACTAATCTACTTCCATACCAAGAGAACATTTCTCCATCTACAAAAACAGTTTTAGCATGATGTGTGGATCGCCCTACTTCAAAAGCGTGTTCGTCTTTAAAAGGGAAAGGCTCAGAAGAAAGTAACACATAATCTGGATCACCTTCTAATCGAATTTTCTTTAATTCTACTTCTGGGTATCGACTTTCTTTATCTTCATAGATATTTACAAAATGATTTAATTTTAACAATTCATTTATAAAAGTTGATTTGCCAGCAGCCATATAAGGATTCGCCCAAATAAAATAAGCTACTTTCTTTTCTGGTTTGTCTTTTATGAACTTCTTAAAATCTTGAAGGGCAAAATTTGTTTTATCTATCCACTTTTGAGCATTCGTTCTTTTGTCAAAAAGTTCCCCAAAATCAAGAATCATTTTTAAATTATCTTCTATAGTAAAGATATCTGTAACCCAAACAGGACAAATTGCACTCAATTCTTCTACAATTTCTTTTGTATTCTCTTCCTTATTGCAAATTATAATATCGGGTTGAAGTGCAACAATTTTATCAAACTTTATCTTTTTAGTTCCACCAACTCTTGTCTTTGTTGATTTTAAATGAAATGGATGAATACAAAACTTCGTAATTCCTACTATTTCATCTTCTAATCCTAAATCGCATAATAGTTCTGTTTGAGAAGGCACAAGAGAGATAATTCTCTTTGGTGTTTTTTCAAAAGTATGTGTGGTTCCAAGTTGGTCAATTAATTCTTTCATTAGTTAGTTTTTGTCTAATGATTTAGCTATTTTTTTATTGTTTACCAGCAATAAATAACCAACTACAATACTTAATACTTGAGTAATAATTAAATAATAATCGATTGGTGTATTTCCTAAGGTTCGATGACTAATCTCATTTTTAAATAAGTTGACAATTTGGAATATTAATTCTGGAATAGGATTTACAATCAACATTAAAGAAATAATCGAAATTGACAATAAAATAATTGAATAAGAACTTAAGTTCCCTATAATGATTTCATCATCGTCAAAGTTTTTATCTAGTTTTAATATCGCTATAATAAAATCTGCATTGAATAATAAAACAAAAAGAGAAGCTATCATCAACAAAACACTACCAAGTAGGACAAGAAAGGTTGAGAGACTATAGCCCTCAATATAATATGTAGAAAATTGAGGTATAAAATAAAACAAAATGGCAATTAAGTTGTACAACCCAAAAACCTTAATTACTAATCTAAAAAAATCTCTTTTCGTCATTATCTTATTTATTCAAAATTAATTCCATTTCTTTTTGCAGTTTCAAGGCTTCTTCTCTTGCTTTTTCCGCAAAATCTGTTCCATTTGAAGAATAAATAATTCCTCTTGAAGAATTAATTAGCAAACCTACATTTTTATTCATTCCGTATTTACAAACTTCAGACAAACTTCCTCCTTGTGCACCAACTCCCGGAACTAATAAGAAACTATCTGGTACAATTTTTCTAATATCGGTAAAAAATTCAGCTTTAGTAGCGCCCACAACGTACATTAAATTTTCTGAATTTTTCCAAGTTTTTGAAGTCGTTAATACTGTTTTATACAATTCTATTCCATCTACAAATTGAGTTTGAAAATCAAATGCTCCTTCATTAGACGTTAGAGCCAACATAATAGTATGTTTGTTTTCGAAGGCTAAAAAAGGTTCTACTGAGTCTTTTCCCATATAGGGTGCTACAGTTACACTATCAAAATTTAAATCTTCAAAAAAGGCTTTTGCATACATAGAAGAAGTATTCCCTATATCGCCTCTTTTTGCATCTGCAATGGTAAAAATATCAGGATGTTTCTCATTAATATAATTAATTGTCTTTTCAAGAGATTGCCAACCTTTAATTCCATAAGCTTCATAGAAAGCAGTATTCGGTTTGTAGGAAACACACAAATCGTGCGTTGCATCTATTATAGCCTTATTAAATTCGAAAATTGGATCTTCTGTTTCCAATAAGTAGTTTGGAATCTTATTCAAATCGACATCTAGTCCAATGCATAGAAATGATTTTTTAATTTGAATTTGTTGCGCTAGTTGTTGTGTTGTCATGAAAAATTATTGTTGTTGCTGCAAATCTACAAAGTTTAAGCTTGAAAAATAAATATTGTGTAAATATCTAACGAAATCCTGTAAATAGTTTGATCTGCTTCTGGTATAAATTTGTTTTAAACAAATCAAGTTATGAAAACAATAATGATACTTCAAAAAATGACAGCTGATTGTATGTTTATATTAATTTCTACTTGTACTAATGATTTAGTTGTTAATGCAAAACAAGTCAATTATTTTGAAATGTTTATGCTATCCTTCGCTATTGAATGTAAAAATACAGTTATGAAGGAAAAACCTATTCTTAAAGACACTGTCTTAAAATTATATAAAGATTGTCAAAAATCCTGTAAGACGTTCTTTACCATCGCAACTTAACTTTGTATCAAACAAAAAACAAAAAATAATATGGAACCAAAAATTGGACTAACAAAAGAAGAATTATCAAAAAGCATTAAAGATTTAACCGTTGTATTATCTAATGAAATGATACTATATGTTAAGACTAGGAAATTTCATTGGAATGTAACTGGAAATAGTTTTATGGAATTACACAAGCTTTTTGAAAACCAATATAGCACATTAGAAGAAACGATTGATGATGTAGCAGAAAGAATTAGTGAGCTTGGAGGAAAGGCTATTGGAACTATGAAGGAATTCATAAAACATTCTATCCTTGAAGAAGATTCTAACTTTATTAATCAAAATGAAATGTTAGAAGAATTGCTAAATGATCACGAAAAAATCATTATTCAACTTAGAAAATTCATAAAAAATGCGGAAGAAATTGAAGATGTAGGAACAGCCGATTTCCTTACTAGTATTTTAATGGATCATGAATCTAAATCATGGATTCTAAGAAAGTATTTAAGCTAAAAGATGCTATTAACAGAAAAATAAATATTAATTTTAAAACAAATATTATGAACACAACAGATTTAAAAGGAAAATGGAACCAAGTAAAAGGAAAACTAAAACAAGAATATGCTGATTTGACAGAAAATGATTTACTGTATGAAGAAGGAAAAGAAGAAGAACTTTATGGTCGAATTCAAGAGCGAATTGGTAAATCGAAAGATGAAATTAAAAAATGGATTGCTGATTTATAAGAATCAAAAAAATACAAGCTATTAAAAAAGAGGCGAAAGCCTCTTTTTAACTATATAATAAAGGATAAAACAAATGAATTCAAATAAAACATATCATCCAGTACTAGATATTATTACTTTTATAGCAATAATCTTTATCGCCTATACATTACAAGAAGTAATTGTACCTTTATTATTTGCAATCATTTTAAGTGTTTTAGTATTTCCAATTGTACATTTTTTAGAAAAGAAACTTCGCATAAACAGAATTTTCTCTGCATTAATTTCAATCATAACATTAAGTCTAATTATAATGATAATTGCCACTTTTGTTGGAGTACAAATGAATGAAATCGCATCAAAAAGTGATCAATATTATACTAGTGCGAAAGAAAAAATAATTCCTTTAATTAATAAAGCCGAACAATCGACAGGAATTCAAACGGAAGAGATTATTCAATCCGAGAATATGAAAATGGGGGAAATGGTGAAAGATAACTTTTCAAACATAACCGATTTCTTATTAGCTTCTGGAAGTCTTTTGAGTAACTTAGTAATTGTTCCACTATACATGTTTTTTTTCTTATTATATCGTAAATTTTTCATCCGATTTATCTACTTAATCTGCACAAAAAAAGGAAATAAAAAAGAAACCAAAACAATTCTAGAAAAACTATATGGTGTGCAACAAAATTATTTAATTGGTTTATTAACCGTTATGCTAATTGTTGGTTGTTTAAATTCAATTGGCCTACTTCTTTTAGGTATTGACTATCCTTTTTTCTTTGGTTTTTTATGTGCACTACTATTATTAATTCCTTACATAGGTATTATAATTGGTTCGCTTCTACCTGCCTTGGTTGCTTTAGCTACAAAAGATTCAATTTGGTATTCTCTAGGAGTTATTTCTATTTTTGGTTTTATACAATTCTTAGAAGGTAATTTTATTACTCCAAAAATAACAGGTTCTAAAGTGAGTATTAATGCTTTCGTTTCTATTCTATCAATAATTGTTTTCTCAATGCTCTGGGGAACCTCTGGAATGATATTAGCATTACCTGTTACCGCAAGTTTAAAAGTCCTTTTTGATCATTCTTCAAAATTTGAACCTATCGGTTTTTTATTAGGGCAGCCAACCGATGAGTTTTTAAAGAGTAAAGCACGGAGACGATTAAAAATTTGGAAAGAAATTAGAAAAAATAAATAATATGAAAACAACACTATATATACTATCATTCCTTTTTTTATTTGGATGTAAAAAAATAACTAATGAACTTAATATTGATGAAAACAAATTAGATGAAATTAGTGAAGCAATAATGGAAGACAACACGGTAGACTTGTTTATTAGAAAAGATTCTTTTCTAGGTATTTCAATATATGATTCTATAAATGAACACAAATTTATATTAACAAAACAAGTTGACACTATCTATAATCCAGAACAAGATTGCTACGTTTTATCTACAATTCAGTATGAAAATTTAGCTAAAGTTATTACAAAAGGAAAAAACAAAAACAGCATAGACCGCATCATAATAACCTCTCCAGAAGCAAAAACCGAATTAGGTATTAGTGTGGGGACTAGTTTTAAATATATAAAAGAAAAAATTTCAGCTTTTGAAATTAAGAATTCAGAAAGTGGAAGACGCTATATACAGGATTCTAATTTTAAATATTTTTTAAATGATAATACATCAAACACTATTTCAGATAGTTTAAAAGTAACACAAATTATAATCGAATAAATATGAGTGAACAAATTGAACTTTTTAAAGCATCTATAAATAAAAGCTGGCAAAATTTTTATGAAGCAATGCCAACATTACTTTTTGCAATGCTTGTCTTTGGCTTAGGTTTATTGCTAATTAAAAAATTTAAATCATTTGCCTATATCATTATTGATAAAAAATCCAAAGACCCTTTAGTTAGCGATTTCTTAGTTAATGTAATCTCTTTAGTGCTAACTATTTTTCTATTAGTAATTTCTTTAAGTATTTTAGGTTTTGGAGAAATTACAGATAAAATTTTAGCTGGAGCAGGAATTACCACTTTCATTATTGGTTTTGCGCTAAAAGACATTGGAGAAAACTTTCTTTCTGGAATTATAATGGCTTTCAAAAGACCTTTCAGAATTGGTGATTTAATCGAAATTAATAATTTTAAAGGAAAAGTAACCAATATGTCTTTACGAGAAACGTTAATTAAGACATTAGACGGAAAAGAAGTTTTTATTCCTAACGGTATGGTGACAAAAAACGGATTAATAAATTATACTTTAGATGATCTACTACGTACCGATTTTAGCATTGGTTTAGACTATAATGATGACACAGCAAAAGCGATTGATATTATTGAAGATATTCTAAAAAACAAAGAAGGTGTTTTACAAAACCCTGAACCCTATGCCGTAATTGATGAATTAGCTACAAGTACAGTAAATGTAAAAGTATCCTATTGGTACATGACAAACAATATTAAAGTACCTGGAACAAAACTTAGAAGTCAAATTATGTATAGTGTTTTTAAAACGTTAATGGAAAAAGGCTTTGGATTACCATCAGATATTGTTGAAGTAAAAATGTTAGAAAAATAGTAATTTTATAGCAATGTTAAATAAAAGAAAAGTGATTTTTTATCGCTATAAACGTTATCAATGTCATTATAATGTCGCAAATTATATAGTCAAACTTTGAAAAAGAAATTTAAAAAATATTTAAGAATAACACTCTGGATAATAAGTTCAATTCTTGGACTTTTTTTTCTTTTAATTATTGCTTTACAAATTCCTTCTGTACAGAATTTTGTTAAAGATAAGGCTGTTAGCTATTTATCGAATAAAATACAAACAAATGTAGCTATAGGTTCTATTGAAATTGGATTACCCAAAAAAATAATCATTAACGATTTCTATTTTGAAGATCAAACTGGTGATACTTTATTAGCTGGAAAAAAACTAGATGTTGATATTAGTCTTTTTAAATTAGTATCTAATTCCGTTGAAATTAATCATGTTTATTTAGAAGGAATAACAGCTAAAATCAACAAAAACAAAGATTCTCTTTTCAATTTTGATTATATTATTGAAGCTTTTGCTAATAAAAATGAGACTTCTACTTCTGAACCAATGGTTATCGATATTAACCAAATTAAAATTAAGAAAAGTAAATTCTATTACAAAGATGTTGTTAGTAAAAATGATTTAGATGTTACTATTAATTATTTTGAAACAGAATTTAATACTTTTGACCTCAACAATTTAGCTTTTGATATTCCTAAAATTCAGCTAGACGGTTTGCAACTAAATTTGAATCAAGGTTTAGTTGAAACAACTACAAAAGTCAAAGAAAATATTAAAAATCAGACTAAAGCTAAAATTCTAGATCTAAAACTCAATGAAATAAACCTAACTAAAATAGCTGTTTCTTACAAAAATGAGACTGCAAAATTAAACACAAATATTGCATTTGAAAAACTAAAAACTACAGTTAAAAACATAGATCTG is a genomic window of Flavobacterium jumunjinense containing:
- a CDS encoding ABC transporter substrate-binding protein; the encoded protein is MKELIDQLGTTHTFEKTPKRIISLVPSQTELLCDLGLEDEIVGITKFCIHPFHLKSTKTRVGGTKKIKFDKIVALQPDIIICNKEENTKEIVEELSAICPVWVTDIFTIEDNLKMILDFGELFDKRTNAQKWIDKTNFALQDFKKFIKDKPEKKVAYFIWANPYMAAGKSTFINELLKLNHFVNIYEDKESRYPEVELKKIRLEGDPDYVLLSSEPFPFKDEHAFEVGRSTHHAKTVFVDGEMFSWYGSRLVKAFEYFKKVHDAI
- a CDS encoding CsbD family protein, whose amino-acid sequence is MNTTDLKGKWNQVKGKLKQEYADLTENDLLYEEGKEEELYGRIQERIGKSKDEIKKWIADL
- a CDS encoding alpha/beta fold hydrolase → MINYTIYKCSSEDIDSLNHQKKEWVTFVHGAGGSSSIWFKQIRDFQKHFNVLLLDLRGHGDSAKKIKNTFKQKYTFKAIANDIVEVINHLKIETSHFVGISLGSIVIRQLAEMNPEKVKSMILGGAILKMNFRSQILMKLGNTFKYVLPYLVLYKFFAFVIMPKKNHKKSRLLFINEAKKLYQKEFIKWFKLTAEINPVLKWFRQVELDIPTLYVMGEEDYMFLPAVRQVVGKHVKTAELFIIENCGHVVNVEQPKIFNTTVISYLQRN
- a CDS encoding Dps family protein translates to MEPKIGLTKEELSKSIKDLTVVLSNEMILYVKTRKFHWNVTGNSFMELHKLFENQYSTLEETIDDVAERISELGGKAIGTMKEFIKHSILEEDSNFINQNEMLEELLNDHEKIIIQLRKFIKNAEEIEDVGTADFLTSILMDHESKSWILRKYLS
- a CDS encoding mechanosensitive ion channel family protein; amino-acid sequence: MSEQIELFKASINKSWQNFYEAMPTLLFAMLVFGLGLLLIKKFKSFAYIIIDKKSKDPLVSDFLVNVISLVLTIFLLVISLSILGFGEITDKILAGAGITTFIIGFALKDIGENFLSGIIMAFKRPFRIGDLIEINNFKGKVTNMSLRETLIKTLDGKEVFIPNGMVTKNGLINYTLDDLLRTDFSIGLDYNDDTAKAIDIIEDILKNKEGVLQNPEPYAVIDELATSTVNVKVSYWYMTNNIKVPGTKLRSQIMYSVFKTLMEKGFGLPSDIVEVKMLEK
- the pyrF gene encoding orotidine-5'-phosphate decarboxylase, coding for MTTQQLAQQIQIKKSFLCIGLDVDLNKIPNYLLETEDPIFEFNKAIIDATHDLCVSYKPNTAFYEAYGIKGWQSLEKTINYINEKHPDIFTIADAKRGDIGNTSSMYAKAFFEDLNFDSVTVAPYMGKDSVEPFLAFENKHTIMLALTSNEGAFDFQTQFVDGIELYKTVLTTSKTWKNSENLMYVVGATKAEFFTDIRKIVPDSFLLVPGVGAQGGSLSEVCKYGMNKNVGLLINSSRGIIYSSNGTDFAEKAREEALKLQKEMELILNK
- a CDS encoding AI-2E family transporter; the protein is MNSNKTYHPVLDIITFIAIIFIAYTLQEVIVPLLFAIILSVLVFPIVHFLEKKLRINRIFSALISIITLSLIIMIIATFVGVQMNEIASKSDQYYTSAKEKIIPLINKAEQSTGIQTEEIIQSENMKMGEMVKDNFSNITDFLLASGSLLSNLVIVPLYMFFFLLYRKFFIRFIYLICTKKGNKKETKTILEKLYGVQQNYLIGLLTVMLIVGCLNSIGLLLLGIDYPFFFGFLCALLLLIPYIGIIIGSLLPALVALATKDSIWYSLGVISIFGFIQFLEGNFITPKITGSKVSINAFVSILSIIVFSMLWGTSGMILALPVTASLKVLFDHSSKFEPIGFLLGQPTDEFLKSKARRRLKIWKEIRKNK
- a CDS encoding DUF4197 domain-containing protein; this encodes MKKIALTLLTFTLFSCAELQQVVDQLPQGTVPGLSQTDIASGLKEALDKGIEKQVSKLTATDGFFKNEAVKILLPDELQTVDKKLRQVGLSKLADEGLKVLNRAAEDAVKEATPIFVDAVKQMSFNDAKNILMGDNSAATTYLQNSTSTALYGKFNPVIKNSFAKVGADKVWSNIISKYNNIPFVEKVNPDLTDYTTNKAMDGVFKMIAVEEQSIRTDFSSRTSDLLKKVFAMQDKK